A stretch of Methanosphaerula palustris E1-9c DNA encodes these proteins:
- a CDS encoding PKD domain-containing protein — translation MTDLLKRMTWPLIMLVIVSCLLMIASATADPVTPSIIDCTPDHAMANNTWVSFTLNCTGFSGTPTVWLAMAGQTNISASSEELDGTTITGYFDLLNKVPGSWEVWAANGTDPGVKWNGTFTIDPMPTVNLTGKVVDHFTGLPLSNVVIYNFDYGPSTVSQADGSFTLPDAWVIEGKANLDVWAAGIYRDNYTDVSVTEGDLQRGSKDIGTIELYPIFAGFVTDKITGKPLPDAHVSLIISSSEPVLASGVSNSQGYYVLQITDANSGSDKKLRDAGVESQIPGLYLTAEKDGYEPYSTGLSLISLGEDYLYNIELTPIFTADFLASGHVGQAPFSVRFLDQSTGSPTIWRWDFGDGTTSTEQNPTHVYTRTGVYTVFLITANDWATDICTKSRCIVVNTVPVANFTANATSGSTPFTVQFTDLSTGAESFEWQFGDGTTSTEQNPVHTYTQPGTYTVTQVVSRGEYGSVFVEKPGYISVSNPSTIGFSSNVTRGPSPLAVQFTESTNGSARYFFWQFGDHATSNEPNPVHIYSEAGQYTVSLYAVGSNGTEVKTVENYINVTSPVIPTPTVTTTVTPTPTERDLPVANFTITSQGGPGSLAIQVTSTAVNATSVQFDLGDGTTTAYPNFQYTYWQAGTYTIKQTATNGAGYSTKILTVTVPAVPVTTPTVSPTVTVSPTVTVTGSAYNGPHTIPGTLQAEDYDLGGESIAYHDTTAGNEGGVYRHDDVDIEVLDTDRSPNVGWIRAGEWLAYTVNVNATGTYDAGFRVASSHSGSTVQVYVDGGSTPVATVNVPNTGDWLTFQTVQVPVTLPAGQHRLVLKFPTDFANINWITFAQNGGV, via the coding sequence ATGACAGATCTACTCAAAAGAATGACCTGGCCGCTGATTATGCTGGTCATCGTCTCATGCCTGCTGATGATCGCATCGGCGACGGCGGATCCCGTGACCCCGTCCATCATCGACTGCACCCCAGACCATGCTATGGCCAACAATACCTGGGTTTCCTTCACCCTCAACTGCACCGGATTCTCCGGGACACCCACGGTCTGGCTTGCGATGGCCGGCCAGACGAACATCTCCGCCTCCAGTGAAGAACTGGATGGAACCACCATCACCGGATACTTCGACCTTCTGAATAAAGTCCCAGGCAGCTGGGAGGTATGGGCTGCGAACGGAACCGATCCCGGGGTCAAATGGAACGGCACGTTCACGATCGATCCGATGCCGACGGTGAATCTGACCGGTAAAGTCGTCGATCACTTCACCGGCCTTCCCCTGTCGAATGTGGTGATCTATAATTTTGATTACGGCCCCTCGACTGTCTCCCAGGCAGATGGGAGCTTCACCCTCCCTGACGCCTGGGTTATCGAAGGGAAAGCGAATCTGGACGTCTGGGCGGCAGGGATCTATCGGGATAATTACACCGACGTCTCTGTCACGGAAGGGGATCTGCAGCGCGGGTCGAAGGATATCGGAACGATCGAACTCTACCCCATCTTTGCCGGTTTCGTAACCGACAAAATTACGGGCAAACCTCTCCCGGATGCGCACGTCTCCCTCATCATAAGTTCATCGGAACCGGTCCTTGCCTCAGGGGTATCGAACAGTCAGGGATATTACGTTCTTCAAATTACAGATGCGAACTCCGGTTCAGATAAAAAACTGCGTGACGCCGGTGTCGAATCTCAAATTCCCGGTCTGTACCTGACTGCAGAGAAAGATGGATATGAACCCTACTCTACCGGGTTATCTCTGATTAGTTTGGGTGAAGATTACCTCTATAATATCGAGCTCACCCCGATCTTCACTGCGGACTTCCTGGCCTCCGGCCATGTCGGTCAGGCCCCGTTCTCGGTCCGGTTCCTGGACCAGTCGACCGGTTCTCCAACTATCTGGAGATGGGACTTCGGGGACGGCACCACCTCCACCGAGCAGAACCCGACCCATGTCTACACCAGGACCGGTGTGTACACTGTCTTCCTGATCACGGCAAACGATTGGGCGACCGACATCTGCACTAAGTCCCGATGCATCGTTGTGAACACCGTGCCGGTGGCGAACTTCACGGCTAATGCGACCTCGGGGTCGACACCCTTCACCGTGCAGTTCACGGACCTGTCAACCGGTGCGGAGTCCTTCGAGTGGCAGTTTGGTGACGGCACAACGTCGACCGAACAGAACCCGGTCCACACCTATACACAGCCGGGCACCTACACCGTGACTCAGGTCGTCTCCCGGGGAGAGTATGGCAGTGTCTTCGTGGAGAAGCCAGGATACATTTCGGTGAGCAACCCATCAACGATCGGGTTTTCATCGAATGTGACCAGGGGACCCTCCCCACTTGCCGTGCAGTTCACCGAGTCGACGAACGGCTCGGCCCGGTACTTCTTCTGGCAGTTCGGCGACCATGCAACCTCGAACGAGCCGAACCCGGTTCACATCTATAGCGAGGCCGGTCAGTACACCGTCTCCCTCTATGCGGTCGGTTCGAACGGGACGGAGGTGAAGACGGTAGAAAATTATATCAACGTCACCTCGCCGGTGATTCCTACACCGACCGTCACGACGACCGTGACACCAACCCCGACTGAGCGGGACCTGCCAGTGGCGAACTTCACCATAACCTCACAGGGAGGCCCGGGTTCGCTCGCTATTCAGGTGACCAGCACCGCAGTGAATGCAACCTCGGTGCAGTTCGACCTCGGTGACGGCACGACCACCGCGTATCCGAACTTCCAATACACCTACTGGCAGGCCGGCACCTATACGATCAAACAGACTGCGACCAATGGGGCAGGATACTCGACAAAGATCCTCACTGTAACCGTGCCGGCGGTCCCGGTCACGACACCGACTGTCTCCCCGACTGTGACCGTCTCACCGACGGTAACCGTTACCGGTTCGGCCTACAACGGCCCGCACACCATTCCGGGCACCCTGCAGGCCGAGGATTACGACCTCGGCGGGGAGAGTATCGCCTACCATGACACCACCGCCGGCAACGAGGGTGGGGTCTACCGGCATGACGATGTCGACATCGAGGTGCTCGACACTGACAGAAGTCCGAACGTCGGGTGGATCCGTGCCGGTGAATGGCTCGCGTACACCGTGAACGTAAATGCTACCGGCACCTATGATGCCGGGTTCCGGGTCGCGTCCTCCCACAGCGGCTCAACGGTCCAGGTGTATGTCGATGGTGGGAGTACCCCCGTCGCGACGGTAAACGTCCCGAACACCGGCGACTGGCTGACCTTCCAGACCGTCCAGGTGCCGGTGACCCTGCCGGCCGGGCAGCACCGGCTGGTGTTGAAGTTCCCGACTGACTTTGCCAACATCAACTGGATCACCTTCGCCCAGAATGGCGGGGTATAA
- a CDS encoding PKD domain-containing protein, whose translation MFVKNWSNPVGNTGDFWYPVGIAVDPTGANVYVSDLESNRILKFTSNGDFVDEWNTSGGDPYGVAVDRSGHVFVAEVYNYEGGLGQVQEFAPSGDLINNWSPGGKKNPLGVAVDSNNNVYISYFNSNQIRKFTSNGTWLATWGRADGVHGSNATEFWAPTDIGVDGDDNVYVADTDNNRIQIFNAAGLPLGSLGNTAPHSGQGSGAFNRPSDVAVDSTGTVFAADTGNNRIQRFGVVRAPTPTISAGFYAIGHIGQAPYPVRFLDQSVGSPTAWHWDFGDGSTSTEQSPTHIYNNTGAYNVALTASNDLASDTAIQYRCIIVNTVPVANFTSNATAGQTPFTVQFTDQSSDASGYQWQFGDGTTSADKNPVHTYSHPGTYSVTLTITSGDYGSVFTEKSGYITVTDPPTVGFSANVTAGLFPLAVQFNESITGSVQYYYWQFGDGATSFDREPIHVYNVAGRYTVSLYAIGSNGTQEKTVEDYINVISPITPTPTTPAPVNTTPVPTTQVPTMTLTPVPTNTTLVPTVTTIVPTVTGSPYNGPHNIPGTLQAEDYDLGGEGVAYHDTTAGNEGGVYRHDDVDIEQLDTDGSPNVGWIRSGEWLGYTVNVSTVGTYSTSTYDARFRVASSHFGSSILVYVDNGTTPVANVSVPNTGDWQIFKTILVSIPLPAGQHRLVLKFPTDNVNINWITFTSRGVE comes from the coding sequence ATATTCGTCAAGAATTGGAGCAACCCTGTTGGGAATACTGGGGATTTCTGGTATCCGGTTGGAATTGCAGTGGACCCGACAGGTGCCAACGTCTATGTGTCTGATTTAGAAAGCAACCGGATTCTGAAATTCACGTCGAACGGTGACTTCGTTGATGAATGGAACACCTCTGGTGGGGATCCCTATGGTGTTGCTGTGGACCGTAGTGGCCATGTCTTCGTGGCCGAAGTCTATAATTATGAAGGTGGATTGGGCCAGGTGCAGGAATTCGCCCCATCTGGGGATCTCATCAACAATTGGAGTCCTGGTGGAAAGAAAAACCCGCTGGGGGTCGCTGTAGACAGCAATAATAATGTCTATATCTCATACTTCAACTCTAACCAGATCAGAAAGTTTACCTCAAACGGTACGTGGCTTGCCACCTGGGGCAGGGCTGATGGAGTTCATGGTTCGAATGCAACAGAGTTTTGGGCCCCCACTGATATCGGTGTGGATGGCGATGATAACGTCTACGTCGCCGATACGGACAACAACCGGATCCAGATCTTCAACGCGGCCGGTCTTCCCCTTGGGAGTCTGGGGAACACGGCTCCCCATTCAGGCCAGGGATCGGGAGCATTCAATCGCCCTTCTGATGTTGCCGTGGACTCCACAGGCACTGTATTCGCGGCCGATACCGGTAACAACAGAATCCAGAGGTTCGGGGTGGTCAGGGCGCCGACACCAACCATATCCGCGGGCTTTTATGCCATCGGCCATATCGGCCAGGCCCCGTACCCTGTTCGGTTTCTGGATCAGTCCGTCGGTTCGCCGACCGCCTGGCACTGGGACTTCGGTGATGGTTCAACCTCGACCGAGCAGAGCCCGACCCATATCTACAACAACACGGGTGCCTACAATGTGGCGCTGACCGCTTCGAACGATCTGGCAAGCGACACCGCGATTCAATATCGGTGCATCATCGTCAACACCGTGCCGGTGGCTAACTTCACATCCAATGCGACGGCCGGTCAGACGCCGTTCACGGTGCAGTTCACCGACCAGTCCTCTGATGCGAGTGGGTACCAGTGGCAGTTCGGCGACGGTACGACCTCGGCCGACAAAAACCCGGTCCATACCTATTCGCACCCGGGTACCTACTCTGTAACGCTCACCATCACCAGTGGAGATTATGGGAGCGTCTTCACGGAGAAGTCCGGGTACATCACGGTGACCGATCCGCCGACGGTCGGGTTCTCTGCGAATGTGACGGCCGGCCTCTTCCCGCTCGCCGTGCAGTTCAACGAGTCGATCACTGGCTCGGTCCAGTATTATTACTGGCAGTTCGGTGACGGTGCGACTTCGTTCGACCGGGAACCGATCCATGTCTATAACGTAGCCGGCAGGTACACCGTTTCGCTCTACGCGATCGGCTCGAACGGAACACAGGAGAAGACGGTCGAGGACTACATCAATGTCATCTCACCGATCACCCCAACCCCCACAACCCCGGCGCCGGTGAACACCACACCAGTGCCGACAACGCAGGTGCCGACCATGACCCTGACTCCTGTGCCGACGAACACCACACTGGTTCCGACAGTCACAACGATCGTACCGACGGTGACCGGTAGCCCGTACAACGGCCCGCATAACATCCCCGGGACCTTACAGGCCGAGGACTACGACCTCGGTGGTGAGGGCGTCGCCTACCACGACACCACCGCCGGCAACGAGGGTGGCGTCTACCGGCATGACGATGTCGATATCGAACAGCTCGACACCGACGGCTCGCCGAATGTCGGCTGGATCCGTTCCGGCGAATGGCTAGGATATACGGTGAACGTCAGCACGGTCGGCACCTATTCGACCAGTACCTACGATGCCAGGTTCAGGGTCGCCTCGTCCCACTTCGGGTCGTCAATTCTGGTATATGTCGACAACGGTACGACCCCTGTAGCGAATGTTTCTGTCCCGAACACCGGTGACTGGCAGATCTTTAAGACCATTTTGGTATCCATACCCCTGCCGGCCGGCCAGCACCGGCTGGTGTTGAAATTCCCGACCGACAACGTCAACATCAACTGGATCACCTTCACCTCACGAGGAGTCGAATAA
- a CDS encoding Mut7-C RNAse domain-containing protein — MARRSNTSARSGIRDSETGRSRFLVDRMLGTLTRYLRCMGYDTLSANSFPVGDPKEDTFLLSLAGEEGRVLLTRDHELARRGKNRAVLIRSDDVLDQVRQLTALGLVTPQVVTSRCPLCNGLLSPATVEQVASAATYAPADQVGILFFWCHHCGRLYWQGSHGDDLQQRLSTICSVRFCNSD, encoded by the coding sequence GTGGCGAGGCGATCGAATACGTCAGCGAGATCCGGCATCCGTGATTCAGAGACGGGGAGGTCGCGGTTCCTGGTCGACCGGATGCTCGGCACGCTGACCCGGTACCTCCGGTGCATGGGCTATGATACCCTCAGTGCGAACTCGTTCCCTGTCGGGGATCCGAAGGAGGACACATTCCTTCTCTCGCTCGCAGGAGAAGAGGGGCGGGTGCTACTGACCCGCGACCATGAACTGGCCCGGCGGGGAAAGAACAGGGCCGTGCTGATCCGCTCGGACGATGTGCTCGATCAGGTCAGGCAGCTGACCGCACTTGGGCTGGTGACCCCGCAGGTCGTTACTTCCCGCTGTCCGCTCTGCAATGGTCTCCTCTCCCCGGCCACCGTCGAGCAGGTCGCCTCCGCCGCCACGTATGCCCCCGCCGACCAGGTGGGGATCCTGTTCTTCTGGTGTCACCACTGCGGTCGGCTGTACTGGCAGGGGTCGCACGGCGACGACCTGCAGCAGCGACTCTCCACGATCTGCTCCGTGCGGTTCTGCAATTCTGATTGA
- the ppk1 gene encoding polyphosphate kinase 1, producing MITPSQQQSTGSEFISEGSDEERALFFNRELSWIAFNRRVLEEALDQTHPLLERVKFLAIFATNLDEFFMIRVAGLQRLLHERVVERPPDGMTAFSQLNEIRALLLPQLMEQMDCWHQQVKPQLAASGIHIHSYSSLSSDRKESLRAMFEREIFPVLTPLAFDTSHPFPFISNLSLNLAILVEDPEEGDCFARLKIPVGLFPRLIEFRAEKNVTQSLGGGEHHYVLLEDLIAANLDLLFPGLRVVAAYPFRVTRNADLEIEEDEASDLMTAIEESMEMRRVGSPVRIEMDRRTPEAICSMVVRHLGISPDMIYRLDEPIGMADMMMLAGLNRPDLQDPPFHPSIPPSLSHDQPIFPVIQRGDLLLYHPYDSFGPVITFLQQAATDPDVLAIKMTLYRVGSNSPIVDALMEARENGKQVTALIELKARFDEENNIGWARALERAGVHVVYGLVGIKVHAKVCLVVRREKQGIVRYIHLGTGNYNAGTSRVYTDIGLMTASTEIGADISDLFNFLTGYARITSYRKLLVAPVTIRDGILQRIEREIVRHQEHGDGYIAFKMNALVDRACILALYRASQAGVRIDLQVRGICCLRPGLPGISETITVTSIVGRFLEHARMYYFRNGGDEEVLVGSADLMPRNLDRRVEILFPIQDKRLLAVIVEDILMVHLRDTAKARKLLPDGTYCRVLPEDGDTPFDTQQWMIDHRGQWYPLIEKDEVLQTFSPLSVPPLTGTGSVRIKGKGKR from the coding sequence ATGATCACACCATCTCAACAGCAGTCAACAGGTTCAGAGTTCATATCTGAAGGGAGTGATGAGGAACGTGCCCTCTTCTTTAACAGGGAACTGAGCTGGATCGCCTTCAACCGGCGGGTACTTGAGGAAGCCCTCGACCAGACCCACCCGCTCCTCGAACGGGTGAAGTTCCTGGCCATCTTCGCAACCAACCTCGACGAGTTCTTCATGATACGGGTCGCCGGCCTGCAGCGACTGCTTCATGAACGGGTCGTCGAACGCCCTCCCGACGGGATGACCGCCTTTTCCCAGCTCAACGAGATCCGGGCGTTGCTCCTGCCGCAGCTCATGGAGCAGATGGACTGCTGGCATCAGCAGGTGAAGCCGCAGCTGGCTGCATCCGGGATCCATATCCATTCCTATAGTTCCCTCTCATCTGACCGGAAGGAGTCCTTACGGGCCATGTTTGAGCGGGAGATCTTCCCGGTGTTGACCCCACTCGCCTTCGATACCTCGCACCCGTTTCCATTCATCTCCAACCTCTCGCTGAACCTGGCGATCCTGGTGGAGGATCCAGAGGAGGGGGACTGCTTTGCCCGGTTGAAGATTCCGGTCGGTCTCTTCCCGCGACTGATCGAGTTCCGTGCAGAGAAGAACGTCACCCAGAGCCTGGGGGGCGGTGAGCATCATTATGTGCTGCTCGAGGACCTGATCGCTGCCAACCTGGACCTGCTCTTCCCGGGCCTCCGGGTCGTCGCCGCCTACCCGTTCCGGGTGACCCGGAATGCAGACCTTGAGATTGAGGAGGACGAGGCCTCCGACCTGATGACCGCCATCGAGGAGAGCATGGAGATGCGGAGGGTCGGTTCCCCGGTCAGGATCGAGATGGATCGGAGGACGCCGGAAGCGATCTGTTCGATGGTCGTCCGTCATCTCGGGATCAGCCCGGACATGATCTACCGCCTCGACGAACCGATCGGGATGGCAGATATGATGATGCTGGCAGGCCTGAACCGCCCGGACCTGCAGGATCCGCCGTTCCATCCATCAATTCCTCCTTCTCTCTCCCATGATCAGCCGATCTTTCCCGTGATTCAGCGCGGGGATCTCCTGCTCTATCACCCGTACGACAGTTTCGGTCCGGTGATCACGTTCCTCCAGCAGGCGGCTACCGATCCGGACGTGCTGGCCATCAAGATGACCCTGTACCGGGTCGGTTCCAACTCCCCGATCGTCGACGCCCTGATGGAGGCCCGTGAGAACGGGAAACAGGTGACTGCCCTGATCGAACTGAAAGCCCGGTTCGATGAAGAGAACAACATCGGCTGGGCACGAGCCCTTGAACGTGCCGGGGTACACGTGGTCTACGGACTGGTCGGGATCAAGGTCCATGCCAAGGTCTGCCTGGTGGTCCGCCGTGAGAAGCAGGGGATTGTACGGTATATCCACCTTGGAACAGGCAACTACAATGCCGGGACCAGCAGGGTGTACACCGATATCGGTCTCATGACCGCCAGCACGGAGATTGGTGCCGATATCTCCGATCTCTTCAACTTCCTGACCGGGTACGCCCGGATCACCTCGTACCGAAAACTACTGGTCGCGCCGGTCACGATCCGGGATGGTATCCTGCAGCGGATCGAGCGGGAGATCGTCCGCCATCAGGAGCATGGTGACGGATATATTGCATTCAAGATGAACGCACTGGTCGACCGGGCCTGCATCCTTGCGCTCTATCGTGCTTCGCAGGCTGGGGTCAGGATCGACCTGCAGGTCCGTGGCATCTGTTGTCTGCGGCCGGGTCTGCCTGGAATCAGCGAGACGATCACGGTCACCTCGATCGTCGGCAGATTCCTCGAGCATGCTCGGATGTATTACTTCCGGAATGGCGGTGATGAAGAGGTGCTGGTCGGGTCTGCAGACCTGATGCCCAGAAACCTCGATCGGAGGGTCGAGATCCTCTTTCCGATCCAGGATAAACGCCTCCTGGCTGTGATCGTCGAGGATATCCTGATGGTCCACCTCAGGGACACCGCCAAGGCGCGGAAACTCCTCCCGGACGGCACCTACTGCCGGGTGCTTCCGGAGGATGGGGATACGCCGTTTGATACGCAGCAGTGGATGATCGATCATCGCGGGCAGTGGTACCCGCTGATCGAGAAGGATGAGGTACTGCAGACCTTCTCGCCGCTCTCTGTGCCGCCCCTGACGGGGACGGGTTCTGTCCGGATAAAGGGGAAGGGAAAGCGATGA
- the pyrH gene encoding UMP kinase yields MKKLVMALGGSVLVPSLESNNIAAYVSILKKIGSEHQVFVVVGGGGEARRYIGVARDLGIDEATSDELGILVTRLNATLLIAALGDAAYPRVAESHTEAKAFAESKKIVVMGGITPGQTTDAVSAVLAERVQADLLVNVTSVPGIYSADPKKDAAAVRYNELTPQQLLGIIQNDRLDAGSNSIIDIVAAKVIERCSIPMLVIDGKCPENLLHALFEGTFTGTIVSETACRPLPL; encoded by the coding sequence ATGAAGAAGCTCGTGATGGCCCTCGGGGGGTCGGTGCTGGTCCCCTCCCTTGAGTCCAACAATATCGCTGCATACGTATCGATTTTAAAGAAGATCGGATCCGAGCACCAGGTCTTTGTCGTGGTCGGAGGTGGAGGAGAGGCCCGCCGGTATATCGGTGTAGCCCGTGATCTCGGCATCGACGAGGCCACCTCTGATGAACTCGGAATCCTGGTGACCCGCCTGAACGCGACACTGCTGATCGCCGCGCTCGGTGACGCGGCCTATCCAAGGGTCGCAGAGAGTCATACCGAGGCGAAAGCCTTTGCAGAGTCGAAGAAGATCGTCGTGATGGGCGGGATCACCCCCGGGCAGACCACCGACGCGGTATCGGCGGTGCTCGCCGAACGGGTGCAGGCGGACCTGCTCGTGAACGTCACCTCGGTGCCGGGAATCTACTCGGCAGACCCGAAAAAAGACGCTGCAGCCGTCAGATACAATGAACTGACCCCACAGCAACTCCTCGGGATCATTCAGAACGATCGGCTCGACGCCGGCTCGAACTCGATCATCGACATCGTGGCCGCCAAGGTGATCGAGCGATGCAGCATCCCTATGCTGGTGATCGACGGGAAATGTCCGGAGAACCTGCTCCATGCGCTCTTTGAAGGGACCTTCACCGGGACCATTGTCAGCGAAACTGCATGCAGGCCGCTCCCGCTCTGA
- the amrS gene encoding AmmeMemoRadiSam system radical SAM enzyme: MHQALMYSRGVERTVDCSLCSHRCHIGLARQGICGVRVNAGGVLYAASYGRVSSEAIDPIEKKPLFHFLPGTLSYSLGSIGCNFHCQNCQNWAISRASLKSPLLRDLAPEVGVERALGAACSSVSWTYNEPTMWYEYTLDMGKLAHARGLGTVYVTNGYITEEALRELAPSLDAFRVDIKAFSDQFYRTVCGAKLQPVLDAAALARELGLHVETVTLVIPGENDSVEEMDGLITWVIEHLGADTPMHFTRFHPDYRMRDRGPTPVETLERIYERARALGLRYPYLGNVGDHQYQNTYCPACHALLIERNGYTVRVRGLDGHRCAACGEAIEYVSEIRHP; the protein is encoded by the coding sequence ATGCATCAGGCTCTGATGTACTCCAGGGGTGTGGAGCGGACCGTCGACTGCTCGCTCTGCAGCCATCGCTGTCATATCGGCCTGGCCAGGCAGGGGATCTGCGGGGTCAGGGTCAATGCAGGGGGGGTCCTGTATGCGGCCAGTTACGGCAGGGTCAGCTCCGAAGCGATCGATCCGATCGAGAAGAAACCACTCTTCCATTTTCTTCCCGGGACGCTGTCGTACTCGCTCGGTTCGATCGGGTGCAATTTTCACTGCCAGAACTGCCAGAACTGGGCGATCTCACGGGCCTCGCTGAAGAGTCCTCTCCTCCGGGATCTCGCCCCCGAGGTGGGGGTCGAACGGGCGCTGGGGGCGGCCTGCAGTTCGGTGTCATGGACCTACAACGAGCCGACGATGTGGTATGAATACACCCTCGACATGGGAAAGCTCGCCCATGCCCGGGGGCTGGGGACGGTGTACGTGACCAATGGCTACATCACCGAGGAGGCGCTCCGAGAACTGGCACCGTCCCTCGATGCGTTCCGGGTCGACATCAAGGCGTTCTCCGACCAGTTCTACCGGACCGTCTGCGGAGCAAAACTGCAACCGGTTCTGGACGCCGCCGCCCTCGCCAGGGAGCTTGGCCTCCATGTCGAGACGGTCACGCTGGTGATCCCAGGCGAGAATGACAGCGTCGAGGAGATGGATGGGTTGATTACCTGGGTGATCGAGCACCTGGGGGCCGACACCCCGATGCACTTCACCCGGTTTCACCCTGACTACCGGATGCGGGACCGTGGGCCGACGCCGGTGGAGACGCTGGAGCGAATCTATGAGCGGGCACGGGCGCTCGGTCTGCGGTACCCGTATTTGGGAAACGTGGGGGATCATCAGTACCAGAACACCTACTGCCCGGCCTGTCATGCCCTGTTGATCGAGCGAAACGGGTATACGGTCCGGGTCCGGGGACTCGACGGGCACCGATGTGCCGCCTGTGGCGAGGCGATCGAATACGTCAGCGAGATCCGGCATCCGTGA
- the nth gene encoding endonuclease III yields MDRVTAAWIYDTLAEHYPDACTPLPFFHSPFQVLILTILSAQTTDQAVDKIRPALFARYPTPADLAAADVHEVEKIIHSTGFYRVKARHIISTAAMLVNRFGGTIPSTMEELLLLPGVGRKTANILLFHALGINAGIAVDTHVKRLAGRLGLTTRIEQDLIEQDLMNLYPQERWGDLTDIMIAHGRRCCTAINPHCGVCPVSNVCPFYQQTR; encoded by the coding sequence ATGGACCGCGTCACCGCAGCTTGGATCTATGATACACTCGCCGAACATTACCCTGACGCGTGTACACCGCTCCCGTTCTTTCACAGCCCGTTCCAGGTTTTGATCCTGACGATCCTCTCGGCCCAGACCACCGACCAGGCCGTGGATAAGATCCGGCCGGCCCTCTTCGCCCGCTATCCGACCCCGGCGGATCTGGCCGCCGCTGACGTACACGAGGTCGAGAAGATCATCCACAGTACCGGGTTCTATCGGGTCAAGGCCCGGCACATCATCAGCACCGCAGCCATGCTGGTCAACCGGTTCGGAGGGACCATACCCTCAACGATGGAGGAACTGCTCCTCCTTCCCGGGGTCGGCAGAAAGACCGCGAACATTCTCCTCTTCCACGCCCTCGGCATCAACGCAGGGATCGCTGTCGACACCCATGTCAAACGACTGGCAGGCCGGCTCGGTCTCACCACCCGAATCGAGCAGGATCTGATCGAGCAGGATCTGATGAATCTGTACCCACAGGAACGATGGGGAGACCTGACTGACATCATGATCGCCCACGGGCGTCGGTGCTGCACGGCTATAAATCCTCATTGTGGAGTATGCCCGGTCAGCAACGTCTGTCCGTTCTATCAGCAGACCCGGTGA
- a CDS encoding inorganic phosphate transporter has translation MDSFLIAGIFFALLLNFVNGMNDAANAISTVIATRVLTPLQAVTMAAFFNLVGPLLFTTAVAKTVGSGLIEPGLISTMLILAAMISAVSWVFFTTHFGIPISSTHAMVGGLIGAALAKEGLGSVIWPSIITLQSLFISIAVGAVLGAIIFGIIGKLLGNSIYQYLKIGGFFGFVVAIPLLVAAGVLKLSGLLAILVFMVIAPSLGFLVTFCFGAVLIRLCRKKNAARMNKIFKKLQVVSSAFYSVNHGSNDAQHAMGVITALLVANGILTEFAVPIWVILISSAAISLGTFLGGRRVIETMGHKITKLLPYQGFCAETGGGFVLFFVTLFGIPVSSTHSITGSIMGIGATRGYSAVKWGVVREIVATWIITIPASATVAFCFYHLLMIVFG, from the coding sequence ATGGACTCCTTTCTCATTGCAGGTATCTTCTTTGCCCTACTTCTGAACTTTGTCAACGGGATGAACGATGCGGCCAATGCGATCTCCACGGTGATTGCGACGAGGGTCCTCACCCCATTGCAGGCCGTTACGATGGCCGCGTTCTTCAACCTTGTCGGTCCCCTCTTATTCACCACGGCGGTTGCGAAGACGGTCGGCAGCGGACTGATCGAGCCGGGTCTGATCTCAACGATGCTGATCCTCGCTGCAATGATCAGTGCTGTCTCCTGGGTCTTCTTCACCACTCACTTTGGGATACCGATCTCAAGCACCCATGCGATGGTCGGCGGCCTGATCGGTGCCGCCCTGGCCAAGGAGGGTCTTGGTTCGGTGATCTGGCCGAGTATTATAACGCTTCAGTCTCTTTTCATCTCCATTGCGGTGGGAGCTGTCCTTGGAGCGATCATCTTTGGAATTATCGGAAAGCTGCTCGGAAACAGCATCTACCAGTACCTGAAGATCGGCGGGTTCTTCGGGTTCGTGGTCGCCATCCCGCTGCTGGTGGCAGCCGGGGTGTTGAAGCTCTCCGGGCTCCTTGCGATCCTGGTCTTTATGGTCATCGCCCCGTCGCTTGGGTTCCTGGTCACGTTCTGCTTTGGTGCCGTGTTGATCCGGCTCTGCCGGAAGAAGAATGCGGCCAGGATGAATAAAATATTCAAGAAGTTGCAGGTCGTCTCTTCCGCCTTCTACTCGGTGAACCATGGATCCAATGACGCTCAACATGCGATGGGCGTGATCACAGCCCTGCTGGTTGCCAATGGGATCCTCACCGAGTTTGCGGTGCCGATCTGGGTGATCCTCATCTCATCTGCTGCAATCTCGCTCGGCACCTTCCTTGGGGGGCGACGGGTGATCGAGACAATGGGGCATAAGATCACCAAACTGCTCCCGTACCAGGGGTTCTGTGCCGAAACCGGCGGAGGTTTCGTCCTCTTCTTTGTAACGCTGTTCGGGATCCCGGTCTCGTCGACCCATTCGATCACCGGCTCGATCATGGGGATCGGGGCCACCCGTGGCTACTCTGCCGTGAAGTGGGGGGTGGTCAGAGAGATCGTCGCAACCTGGATCATCACGATCCCGGCTTCAGCGACCGTTGCGTTCTGCTTCTATCACCTGTTGATGATCGTCTTCGGCTGA